Part of the candidate division KSB1 bacterium genome, GCTCGCTCACCGCCACCCCGGCGGCAATGAGCAAGGCAAGCATGAGAAGCAATATCACCTCGATGAAGGTCTTTTCCGCAAGATGCGGAATGCCCTTGATGACCCCAGGGTAGATCGCCACAAAGACCGTTGTCCCGACTCCCAAGGTGAGGGCTAACTGCGCATATCTCTTACCGGCTTCACTCAATTTGCCTCGCCAGTAGAAATAGTGCCCCACCAGATAGATAGCAAGCCCGATGTACACGAACCTGAACACCAGGCCAACGAACGCGCACGCGCCAAGCATGGCAGAGGCTATGACCAAATGCCAGACAAACTCCTTGAAGGAGGCCGGCTTGCAGGTGCGGAAATAGAAAATCAAAAAGACAAAGGGTAGAGCGAGGATGTTGAGTAGATGTACACCGATGGCCAAGCCCACACAGTAAGCGATCGTCAACAAGTAGCGGTCGCTGCGTGGATCGTCGGCCTTCTCCATCCATTTCATGATCAACCACACGACTGCAGCGGTGAAAAACATGCTGAGCGCGTAGACTTCGGCCTCGACGGCATTGAACCAAAAGGAGTCCGTGAAGGCAAAGGCAAGGGCACCTATGGCCCCGCTGCTGTAGAGAATGATGCGATCGAGACTGCTGCTCGGCTTGCCCCGCCACAGAATCACCATGCGAACGATGATGAGGTAGAGGAAGAGCACGGTCAAAGCGCTCGCCACGGGCGAAATGAGATTCACGCGAAAGGCGATGTCTTTGGCAAAGGGGACCATCGAGAAGAGGCGTCCCAGAAGGATGTAGAGCGGCGCACCAGGAGGATGCGGCACCCCCAAGATGTACGAGCAGGCGATGAACTCTCCACAGTCCCAAAAGGAGACTGTGGGCGCGATGGTACGCAGATAGGTGAGGAAAGCAATCAAGGTGACTGCACCACCCACCAGAGCGTTCAGCTTGCGATGATTGTCCATCAACGTCTCCTCCACCGAGTCAGCGGTTCAACTCCTCAGTGATGATCTCTAAGAGCCGCGCAGCAGACTTCTCCCAGCTAAACTCCGCTGCCCAGCGCTGCCCACCCTCCCCCAGGCGCATGCGCAGCTGCTGGTCTTGCAGCACCAGGCGCACCTTCGCCGCCAGGAGATCAGGTCTATCCCACGGATAGAGCAGTCCCGTGCATCCATCCACCACGGCGTCGCGCAAACCAGGGGAATCGGCGGCGACTACTGGCACGCCGCACGCGCTGGCCTCCAACACTGTGATGCCCCATCCCTCCTTCGCAGAAGGGTTCACCATCACCCACATGCGGTTCAGGAGCTCGACCTTCCGCTCTTCGCTCACGGCACCGGTGAAGGTGACCCGACCTGCAATGCCCATCTCTTCAGCGAGTCTCTGCAGGTCGGGGCGGGCATCGCCTTCGCCCACAATCAGCAAACGCGCCTCAGGGATGTCCTCAAGAATCGACGCGAACGCGACCAATAGCCTATCAATGCACTTGTAGCGCTTCACCCGGCCAAAGTAGCCAACTATGGGCTCTGCCGCCCTGAGTTCCGGCCTGGGCCGGCACAGCTGACGATTGACGGCGTTGTAGGCGATGTCCTGAGGGCTACAACGCAGCCCGAGTGCTGCCAGTTCCCGTTGGGTGCTCTTAGAAACAACAATGAAGCGCGTATGGCGATAGACGCGCGGAATCAGCCTCTCGTGAGCTTGAACATACCAGGCGCTCAAGGGGCCAGTTTCCAGCCGTATGGTCGGCCCAAAAAGATGGTGGACAATCGCAACTACGGGCTCGCGGGCGTAGAACGGGGTGTAGAACGGCACCTTGTTGATGTCTTCCAAGACCACATCGAAGGTGTGTCTTCTGCGCAGGGCGGCGTAAAGTCCCGGCACAAAGTAGTTGAAGACAGGACGTGGTCCTCTCCGCACAATCCGGATGCCGTCTACTACCTCCTCTCGCGCGCACCCGCGAAAGGTACAACTCAGCTGCGTCACCTCATGGCCCACTGCGACGAGCCGCCTGAGAATCTCGTGGGCATGAACCTCCGCGCCGCCTCCGAGGGGGTGGCGGATGTCCTGCCAATTGATGAGCAGAATCCGCAGACTCATCGACCCTGCACCGGTCTGCGCGCCACCGCGCCGATATCAAGACAGGTATTGAGCATCACCGGCCAGCGCAGCAGCAGACCACGCAGATGACCGCGCAACGAGCGCAGGAACTTGCTGCTCGGCGGATACATGGGCAAGCGGACGCCGAGCCGTCGCAACCCTTCTCGGAGCGTGCGATAAAGGAGACTTGGTCGCATGTAGTCTCCGTACATCCACCACACCTCGAACCCGGCTCGTTGCATCACTGTGGCAAGTCCGCGCACCGTGAAATCGGTCTCCCATCCGGCAAACCACCTGTCAAGCGCCATGAGCACGCGTTTCAGCAAACCGTAGATGTGGTAACGCTGAGGCACGTCGACCACGGCCACGCCGCCAGGCCGTAGGACGCGCAGGTTCTCCTGCAACAGTGGCAGCGGCTCCCGGAAATGCTCCAAGAGGCCTTGATGGAACACCAAGTCCAAGCTTGCGCTCCGGAACGGCAAGGCAAACGCGTCACCCCGAACTATGTAGACCCCCTTGCGTCCGCGCGTCACGCCGCGCATCATCGCCACCGCCTGCTCCGCATAGTCGAGGAGCACGACTTTTCCGCCGCGTTCTGCCAACCGCACCCCGTCGCGCCCAGTGCCGGCTCCCACCTCCAACGCCCAGCCGGCTGGGAGGGGAACTGCCCGCTCTATCTGCCTGACGACGCGATCGGCATTGGAGTAGTAGTCGTCCGGGGCGGCTCTTTCAGCCCAGTAAGACTCCCAGTGCTCGCGCCGTGACTCTCTTGCGTGGGTCTTCATCGTTTCTCGCTTGGCTGGAAAAGTAGCAAAAAAACCCCAATTAGTCAAGGTAAAAGACTTGGGGGAGCAGATTCTTGGCGGGGTTCGCGGCTCGCGCGCCAGCGGCCAAGGCGGCAGCAAGCCTGCGCACACGGTACCCCATAGAACGCGTGAGGGGCCTCATGATGCCGAGGCCCCTCGTTGCCATCCGGTATGTGCGAGCTCTTAATGGGGCAAGTCGAACGCGACGTCTTGCCAGAACTCCGCCTTTATTCGCCCCCCTTTCCTCGCCCGCAACACATCAAGCAACCGCAGGTAGAGCCCGTTCCTCTTGCGCCACAGGCTGTTGAGGCGACGTGCGTAGTGGGCGATGGCCACTTCTTCCAGGCGAAAAGCCAACAAGCGCCGCGCTATTTCGGCCAGCGAATAGAAGCGCTGGTGAGCCCAGATCTGAGCCATCTGCAATTCCATCAGGGAAAAGCCACGCGGCTCGAAGACCACATGGTGCGCGTCGTACAGGCTCCAGTCGGTGAAGGTTATGCGGTCCTCGGCCCGCAGCTCCTCATAGCAACGGCTGCCAGGAAGAGGAGTGAGGATGAGGAATTGGGCAGAGGCCAACTGATGTTTCTTGGCAAAGCGCACCGTCTCCTTCACCGAAGCGAAGGTATCGTGATCCAGGCCGAGGATGAACATCCCGTGCACGTTGATGCGGTGGCGGCGGAACACGCGGGTGGCCTCCTCCATCTCCGCCACGGTCTGGTGCTTTTTGGTGGCCACCAGACTCTCCGGGTTCACTGTCTCGAATCCCACGAACACGGTGTGGCAGCCTGCGCGATGCATCAGGCGCACCAGGTCCTCATCTCGGGTGATGTCGGCCCGTACCTGCGTCGACCAGCGGAACTTGAACCCCTCTGCGATCATCGCCTCAAGAAGTCTGCGCGTGTGGGCAGGGTTCGCCGCAAAGTTGTCGTCATAGAAGAAGACAAAGTTCCCTGGTTGGTTGTACCGCCGGAGCTCGGCGATGACGTTCTCGGTGGAACGAAAGCGGTATTTCCTGCCGAACATCCCGGTCACCGAACAGAAAGAGCAGTCGAAAGGGCAGCCGCGAGAGGTCTGCACAGGGATGATGCGCTTGCCCGCCACTTTCTTTTCCCTGCTCTTGATGAGTGAGAAATCCGGAAAGGGAATCTCATCCAGCACCACGGGTGGCGCCGGCACGGTGGTCGTGAAGGGCTTTCCGTCGCGCAAGTAGACCAGCTTTGGCACCTCGTCCAGGCTGCGCTGCCCGGCCACCGCTTCCAACAACAGGGGAAATGACGACTCTGCCTCACCAAGCATCACATAGTCGGCGTGCACGAGGGCCTCCTCGGGCAGGTAGGTCACATGTGTCCCGCCGAGCACCACCGGAATCCCCAAGTTGCGCACGCGCTCAGCTATGGCGTAAGCACGCGGGGCAGTGGAGGTGACCGTAGAAATGCCGACCAGATCTGCGCTCGCCACTTCTTGCCAGTCTACCGCTCCTTGCTCTTCCACATAGACGGCAGCGTCCCATCCCGCCTTCTGCGCGATAGTGGCCAAAATGATGGTTCCCAACCGTGGAAGAGGAAAGCGTGTGAAGATGTGAAGGTTGGGGGCCTTTGGTTCGATAAGGACTACTTTTGCCATGACGCACTATACCTCGAGGTTAGCTTTGCTTGCCTTGGCTGTCGGCGGTAGACTTGCCGGCGCCCTCACTGAATTTGTTGAGGAGCTGGGCCACCTCCTTTCTCTTCTTGCGCAGCAGGTCCTCCCACCTCTTGATGCCATCCTTCAGGGCTGCCATCCGTTCGTTGAGGGCAGCAATCCTCTCCTGCATCAGTTCCAGACGTTGCCGCGCTTGTTCATGGGTGTAGGGAGATGTCCCCCCGCTGATGGCGAGAAAATCGCGGAAAAGGTCCGAGGCTTCCTTGATCTCTTCGAGAGAATAGCCAAAGTTCTGCAGGTCCTTGATCAGGTTGCAGAGGTAAACATACACGCGCGAGTAGAGGCGAAAACCCCCGGTGCTGCGCGCGTCGGGCTGCAAGATACCTCGCTCCTCCCAGTACTTGATGGTGCGGGCGTTGAGGCCGGTCTTGTCAGCAAGTTCACCGACGGTGAGGAAATCGGTAACCTGTGTTTGCGAGCGCTGAGTCGCTTGCGAGGGTAACCCGACCTTGCGCACAATCTTTTGGATTGTCGCCAAGTCATAGCCCAGCCTTTGCAGCTGCTGGATCTGCCGCGCCTC contains:
- a CDS encoding glycosyltransferase family 4 protein; translated protein: MSLRILLINWQDIRHPLGGGAEVHAHEILRRLVAVGHEVTQLSCTFRGCAREEVVDGIRIVRRGPRPVFNYFVPGLYAALRRRHTFDVVLEDINKVPFYTPFYAREPVVAIVHHLFGPTIRLETGPLSAWYVQAHERLIPRVYRHTRFIVVSKSTQRELAALGLRCSPQDIAYNAVNRQLCRPRPELRAAEPIVGYFGRVKRYKCIDRLLVAFASILEDIPEARLLIVGEGDARPDLQRLAEEMGIAGRVTFTGAVSEERKVELLNRMWVMVNPSAKEGWGITVLEASACGVPVVAADSPGLRDAVVDGCTGLLYPWDRPDLLAAKVRLVLQDQQLRMRLGEGGQRWAAEFSWEKSAARLLEIITEELNR
- a CDS encoding class I SAM-dependent methyltransferase, translated to MKTHARESRREHWESYWAERAAPDDYYSNADRVVRQIERAVPLPAGWALEVGAGTGRDGVRLAERGGKVVLLDYAEQAVAMMRGVTRGRKGVYIVRGDAFALPFRSASLDLVFHQGLLEHFREPLPLLQENLRVLRPGGVAVVDVPQRYHIYGLLKRVLMALDRWFAGWETDFTVRGLATVMQRAGFEVWWMYGDYMRPSLLYRTLREGLRRLGVRLPMYPPSSKFLRSLRGHLRGLLLRWPVMLNTCLDIGAVARRPVQGR
- a CDS encoding B12-binding domain-containing radical SAM protein — translated: MAKVVLIEPKAPNLHIFTRFPLPRLGTIILATIAQKAGWDAAVYVEEQGAVDWQEVASADLVGISTVTSTAPRAYAIAERVRNLGIPVVLGGTHVTYLPEEALVHADYVMLGEAESSFPLLLEAVAGQRSLDEVPKLVYLRDGKPFTTTVPAPPVVLDEIPFPDFSLIKSREKKVAGKRIIPVQTSRGCPFDCSFCSVTGMFGRKYRFRSTENVIAELRRYNQPGNFVFFYDDNFAANPAHTRRLLEAMIAEGFKFRWSTQVRADITRDEDLVRLMHRAGCHTVFVGFETVNPESLVATKKHQTVAEMEEATRVFRRHRINVHGMFILGLDHDTFASVKETVRFAKKHQLASAQFLILTPLPGSRCYEELRAEDRITFTDWSLYDAHHVVFEPRGFSLMELQMAQIWAHQRFYSLAEIARRLLAFRLEEVAIAHYARRLNSLWRKRNGLYLRLLDVLRARKGGRIKAEFWQDVAFDLPH
- a CDS encoding MerR family transcriptional regulator gives rise to the protein MKTNIYQRQEFISLLSISEEELAEWENLGLIRHLGKIDNQIPFYTEAHVSEARQIQQLQRLGYDLATIQKIVRKVGLPSQATQRSQTQVTDFLTVGELADKTGLNARTIKYWEERGILQPDARSTGGFRLYSRVYVYLCNLIKDLQNFGYSLEEIKEASDLFRDFLAISGGTSPYTHEQARQRLELMQERIAALNERMAALKDGIKRWEDLLRKKRKEVAQLLNKFSEGAGKSTADSQGKQS